From a single Crateriforma spongiae genomic region:
- a CDS encoding ATP-binding cassette domain-containing protein codes for MTRNTSSRESAGTKDAASKQPVLSWVDLNVGSDSGASVCLRNSDLTLRQGELLVVHCEMSHQTRFFASVLQGVKSPSAGTVLFDQTDWTAMGDETLFRSRGQIGRVFDGVSWIANLNVTENMMLSRQHHGDDDAVILRQMEHWAEQIGLHRISRQRPAFVPAGQLQIHQWIRAFLGPPKLVILERPMRYVASKWRQKLTDAVQSLRKQGTAFVWISDVWNSDHLESLGAEHQMDVRHPELTDGDDA; via the coding sequence ATGACACGAAACACCAGTTCGCGTGAATCCGCGGGAACGAAAGACGCTGCATCCAAGCAACCGGTTTTAAGTTGGGTCGATCTCAACGTCGGCAGCGACTCCGGTGCAAGTGTTTGTTTAAGAAATTCGGACCTGACCTTACGGCAAGGTGAGTTGCTGGTCGTGCACTGCGAGATGTCCCACCAAACGCGATTCTTTGCTTCGGTGTTGCAGGGGGTGAAGTCGCCGTCGGCAGGAACGGTCCTGTTTGATCAAACGGATTGGACGGCCATGGGCGATGAAACCTTGTTTCGAAGTCGAGGTCAGATCGGCCGTGTCTTTGACGGCGTCAGTTGGATCGCAAACTTGAACGTGACCGAAAACATGATGCTGTCGCGGCAACATCATGGTGATGATGACGCGGTGATTTTGCGTCAAATGGAACACTGGGCCGAGCAGATCGGGTTGCATCGAATCAGTCGACAACGTCCGGCGTTTGTCCCAGCGGGCCAACTTCAAATTCATCAATGGATTCGTGCATTCTTGGGCCCGCCCAAACTGGTCATCTTGGAACGCCCGATGCGATACGTCGCGTCCAAATGGCGTCAGAAGTTGACCGATGCGGTGCAATCGCTTCGGAAACAAGGCACGGCGTTTGTGTGGATCAGCGACGTTTGGAATTCTGATCATCTTGAATCCTTGGGGGCCGAGCACCAAATGGATGTTCGGCATCCGGAATTGACCGATGGAGACGACGCATGA
- a CDS encoding MlaD family protein, with protein sequence MNEPYRLRYANQAVGFFLLLILILMVALAFLVLRAGNYFVEQDSYYLNIKQNEIGDLHKGADVMILGERAGSIESIRYVDSTNLVRVNLSVRPEMSRQIFTDSIVSQERRFGLGNPVLVIRRSDDPDDDRMPLPPGSELENYIGEADAIDLMTREVELVSQSIQMIEQQLRPTLESIAGATDKLQDTLTATADPALVQSRQAAESFYQTSETVRPQTLETMRTVQDAAANLENKVAGLTDQVSDLVEGDITEALDQVQVSSRSVRDASNAVAQTAESVNEDMAVTLDTLRSAAEQVQKLAVQTQELVAVLQDEAQDLPGTTRRVNDTVSDTQDLVEEIRSHWLLRRYSNQGKPSVQISPSNVRAGGSLR encoded by the coding sequence ATGAACGAACCCTACCGATTGCGATACGCCAATCAGGCGGTGGGATTTTTTCTGCTGTTGATTTTGATCCTGATGGTCGCGCTGGCGTTCCTGGTGTTACGAGCAGGGAACTATTTCGTCGAACAAGACAGCTACTACCTGAATATCAAACAGAATGAGATCGGCGACCTGCACAAGGGGGCCGACGTGATGATCTTGGGCGAAAGAGCCGGATCGATCGAATCGATTCGCTATGTCGATTCGACCAATCTGGTGCGCGTCAACTTGAGCGTGCGTCCGGAAATGAGCCGCCAGATCTTTACCGATTCGATTGTCAGCCAAGAGCGAAGGTTCGGGCTGGGCAATCCCGTTTTGGTCATCCGACGTTCGGACGATCCGGACGATGACCGGATGCCGCTGCCACCGGGCAGCGAACTGGAAAACTACATCGGTGAAGCGGACGCGATCGATCTGATGACTCGCGAAGTGGAATTGGTTAGCCAGTCGATTCAGATGATTGAACAACAGTTACGCCCGACCTTGGAAAGCATCGCGGGGGCGACCGACAAGCTTCAAGACACTTTGACGGCGACCGCGGATCCCGCCTTGGTTCAGTCCCGACAGGCGGCCGAATCGTTCTATCAAACCAGCGAAACCGTACGGCCTCAAACCCTGGAAACCATGCGAACGGTGCAAGACGCCGCGGCCAATCTGGAAAACAAGGTTGCCGGGTTGACCGATCAAGTATCTGACTTGGTGGAAGGCGATATCACCGAGGCCTTGGACCAGGTGCAGGTGTCCAGCCGCAGCGTACGCGATGCATCCAATGCGGTCGCGCAAACGGCCGAAAGCGTGAACGAAGACATGGCGGTAACACTTGACACACTTCGCAGCGCGGCCGAACAGGTTCAAAAGTTGGCGGTGCAGACGCAGGAATTGGTTGCGGTGCTGCAAGACGAGGCCCAGGATCTTCCCGGTACCACACGACGTGTCAACGATACCGTCAGCGACACCCAGGACTTGGTGGAAGAAATTCGTAGCCATTGGCTGTTGCGTCGATACAGCAACCAAGGGAAACCAAGCGTCCAGATCTCACCGTCCAACGTCCGCGCCGGAGGAAGTCTGCGATGA
- the atpD gene encoding F0F1 ATP synthase subunit beta, whose product MSIATEQQVTGKVTQVIGSTFDAEFPEGQLPKIYNALSIKSQHKGVDIDLVGEVQQHLGGGRVRAIALGSTEGMMRGMDVVDTGQPVSVPVGKQTLGRVFNVLGRPIDKRGDVQADDYWPIHREAPPVNELSTNTELFETGIKVVDLLTPFVRGGKAGLFGGAGLGKTVILTELIARIASSHGGYSVFAGVGERTREGTDLWLEMQETEIGSTGRSVIEQTCMVFGQMNEPPGSRLRVALSALTMAEYFRDTTGADTLLFVDNIFRFSQAGSEVSALLGRMPSAVGYQPTLATEMGALQERITSTKSGAITSVQAVYVPADDPTDPAPATAFGQLDAFIYLERSISEKGIYPAIDPLASNSRILDPQYVGDRHYAIARRVQTILQRYRELQDIIAILGVDELSEEDKTIVHRARRIERFLSQPFLVAEVFIGKPGEITSLEDTIRSFEEICDGKWDHLPEQAFMYVGPIEQAEEQAKKMESK is encoded by the coding sequence ATGTCCATCGCTACTGAACAGCAAGTGACCGGTAAAGTCACCCAAGTCATCGGATCCACCTTCGATGCGGAGTTTCCCGAAGGTCAGCTTCCGAAAATCTATAACGCCCTGAGCATCAAGAGCCAGCACAAGGGCGTTGACATCGACTTGGTCGGTGAAGTCCAACAGCACCTTGGCGGTGGCCGCGTGCGGGCAATCGCACTGGGCAGCACCGAAGGCATGATGCGGGGCATGGACGTGGTCGACACCGGGCAACCGGTATCGGTGCCCGTTGGAAAGCAAACCTTGGGTCGCGTTTTCAACGTGCTGGGACGTCCGATCGACAAACGCGGCGACGTCCAGGCCGATGATTACTGGCCGATCCACCGCGAAGCCCCGCCGGTCAACGAACTTTCGACCAACACCGAATTGTTCGAAACCGGGATCAAGGTGGTCGACCTGCTGACCCCGTTCGTTCGCGGTGGTAAAGCCGGGCTGTTCGGTGGTGCGGGATTGGGCAAGACGGTGATTTTGACCGAGTTGATTGCTCGGATTGCCAGCAGCCACGGTGGTTATTCCGTGTTCGCGGGTGTCGGTGAACGGACCCGCGAAGGCACCGACCTTTGGTTGGAAATGCAGGAGACCGAAATCGGGTCGACCGGCCGCAGCGTCATCGAGCAAACCTGCATGGTGTTCGGTCAGATGAACGAACCGCCGGGGTCACGTCTTCGTGTCGCTCTATCCGCACTGACGATGGCGGAATACTTCCGCGATACCACCGGTGCCGACACCCTGTTGTTCGTCGATAACATTTTCCGATTCTCGCAAGCGGGTAGCGAAGTGTCCGCGTTGTTGGGACGGATGCCGTCGGCCGTGGGTTACCAACCGACCTTGGCGACCGAGATGGGTGCCCTGCAGGAACGCATCACGTCGACCAAGAGCGGTGCGATCACGTCGGTGCAAGCCGTTTATGTCCCCGCCGATGACCCGACCGACCCCGCGCCGGCGACCGCATTCGGCCAGTTGGACGCGTTCATCTATCTGGAACGATCGATTTCGGAAAAGGGAATTTATCCCGCCATCGACCCGTTGGCATCCAACAGCCGGATCTTGGACCCGCAGTACGTCGGTGATCGTCACTACGCGATCGCCCGCCGGGTGCAAACGATTTTGCAACGCTATCGTGAACTGCAAGACATCATCGCCATTCTGGGTGTCGATGAATTGAGCGAAGAAGACAAGACGATCGTGCACCGCGCACGTCGGATCGAACGTTTCTTGTCCCAGCCGTTCTTGGTCGCCGAAGTCTTCATCGGTAAGCCGGGTGAAATCACCTCGCTGGAAGACACGATCCGCAGCTTCGAAGAAATCTGCGACGGTAAATGGGACCACCTGCCCGAACAGGCCTTCATGTACGTCGGTCCGATCGAACAGGCCGAAGAACAGGCCAAGAAGATGGAGTCGAAGTAA
- a CDS encoding ATP-binding protein translates to MIDEKHHRQPLRCTVLYVFLWLSAMGCQSPTVDVADTDSSLVRYAKSGREAFAEGNTDAAIQQYYRAIARAWMLDDPAEAGTHAYNLAACFASLGRYPEAKDWLVDSRVELCRAGLSTGNTYLLQAKIAQDEGDLATAADLIQNAACAKPPCGPEASSCCCGCDQDPCKQSCLTMVPCVGPRLHQKKLRKQCEDKYDAQVQLAAARLAAEQYQLACAKKRLQTACELADGVCSEALVAEVHDVAALIHLAQANYLCAASHLDREAYHLRLAGNYREIPNVLELASAAYTEAARTDLAARRLCRVARIWFGRGDYQKSWDYLQQALPMAETSYDRPTCIQLALLAHRIEQVLSADGKSTSQWDSPAMISDTADAELLGDDLNLVDSSTTNTQAAESQDTERVDDASVETIPMQQPSQPKAEILDPRDPLPPSSDATLELPIDEATDGASGHSVHWAEPIGIDSL, encoded by the coding sequence ATGATCGATGAAAAGCATCATCGACAACCGCTCCGGTGCACGGTGCTGTATGTTTTCCTGTGGTTGAGCGCGATGGGGTGTCAGAGCCCGACCGTGGATGTGGCTGATACCGATTCGTCATTGGTGCGATACGCCAAGTCTGGACGCGAAGCGTTTGCCGAAGGGAATACCGATGCGGCAATTCAGCAGTACTACCGGGCGATTGCGCGAGCTTGGATGTTGGATGATCCGGCCGAAGCCGGTACGCATGCCTATAACTTGGCCGCCTGTTTTGCCAGTTTGGGGCGGTATCCCGAAGCCAAGGATTGGTTGGTCGATTCACGAGTGGAACTGTGTCGCGCGGGATTGTCGACGGGCAACACCTACCTGCTGCAAGCCAAGATTGCGCAGGACGAAGGCGATTTGGCCACCGCGGCGGATCTGATTCAAAATGCGGCCTGTGCTAAGCCGCCATGCGGGCCAGAGGCGTCAAGCTGTTGTTGTGGCTGTGACCAAGATCCATGCAAGCAGTCTTGTCTGACCATGGTTCCCTGCGTTGGACCTCGGTTGCACCAAAAGAAGTTGCGCAAGCAGTGTGAAGACAAATATGACGCCCAGGTTCAATTAGCAGCCGCACGTTTGGCGGCGGAGCAATATCAGTTAGCCTGCGCCAAGAAGCGGTTGCAGACCGCTTGCGAATTGGCCGACGGCGTTTGCAGCGAAGCGTTGGTGGCAGAAGTGCACGACGTCGCCGCGCTGATTCATTTGGCCCAGGCAAACTACCTCTGTGCCGCAAGCCATCTGGACCGCGAGGCGTATCATTTGCGATTGGCGGGAAATTACCGGGAGATTCCCAACGTGCTGGAATTGGCATCGGCGGCCTACACCGAAGCGGCACGCACCGATTTGGCCGCACGAAGATTGTGTCGTGTCGCCAGGATTTGGTTTGGTCGTGGCGACTATCAAAAATCGTGGGATTACTTGCAGCAGGCTCTGCCGATGGCGGAGACCTCCTACGACCGCCCGACGTGCATTCAATTGGCACTGTTGGCGCACCGGATTGAACAGGTTTTGTCGGCCGATGGAAAATCCACGTCACAGTGGGATTCACCGGCGATGATCAGCGACACCGCTGACGCCGAACTACTTGGTGACGATTTGAATCTGGTCGACTCATCTACGACGAATACGCAGGCTGCGGAATCGCAGGACACCGAAAGGGTGGATGACGCCTCCGTTGAAACGATTCCAATGCAGCAACCATCGCAACCGAAAGCTGAAATCCTGGATCCGCGGGATCCGCTGCCGCCTTCGAGCGATGCAACGCTGGAATTACCGATCGACGAAGCCACCGACGGCGCGTCTGGGCATTCGGTGCATTGGGCCGAACCCATTGGGATCGATAGCCTGTAA
- a CDS encoding ABC transporter permease, with protein sequence MPRRPRLVPVTPIRETRTLPSATRWLAAPLRVADTLGGAALSRLHTVASILSLLWATGYLSIRPASWTPPVRLVMVRQLFFTAVDAVPAIVRFGIAAGILLIVQALLWSDQIGVGADFVAPFLWRAVVRELGPLLACLVVIGRSGVAISTELASMVVADEFEVLEAQGIDPMTYLIMPRIISIVTSVFCLAVLLTTTMLITGFAVGWAMGAVRVGLTSFLELMFRKANSLDLLFFVSKTLIAGGFAGAICCQDGVSVRGTVTDVARVSSRSVIRALSAVLAVSAFLSVLIYGRILVFKIG encoded by the coding sequence TTGCCCCGTCGCCCACGCTTGGTTCCCGTGACACCGATTCGTGAAACACGAACGCTACCATCGGCCACCCGGTGGTTGGCGGCGCCGCTGCGTGTCGCGGACACGTTGGGCGGTGCGGCGTTGTCGCGTCTGCATACCGTGGCGTCGATTCTGTCGTTGTTGTGGGCCACCGGGTATCTGTCCATTCGACCGGCGTCGTGGACCCCGCCGGTGCGTCTGGTGATGGTCCGGCAGTTGTTTTTCACCGCGGTCGATGCGGTTCCGGCGATCGTCCGGTTTGGGATCGCCGCCGGGATCCTGTTGATCGTCCAGGCGTTGCTGTGGTCGGACCAGATCGGTGTCGGCGCGGATTTCGTCGCGCCGTTTCTGTGGCGGGCCGTCGTGCGTGAATTGGGACCGCTGTTGGCTTGTCTGGTGGTGATCGGACGCAGCGGAGTCGCGATCAGCACAGAACTAGCATCGATGGTGGTCGCCGACGAATTCGAAGTTTTGGAAGCCCAAGGCATCGATCCGATGACCTATTTGATCATGCCGCGGATCATCAGCATTGTGACCAGCGTGTTTTGCTTGGCCGTTTTGCTGACGACGACCATGTTGATCACCGGTTTTGCCGTTGGCTGGGCAATGGGGGCGGTCCGCGTGGGGTTGACGTCGTTCTTGGAATTGATGTTTCGCAAAGCCAATTCCTTGGACCTGTTGTTCTTTGTCAGCAAGACGTTGATTGCCGGCGGTTTCGCCGGTGCCATTTGTTGTCAAGACGGTGTCAGCGTCCGCGGAACCGTGACCGATGTGGCACGGGTCTCCAGTCGCAGTGTCATTCGGGCTTTGTCAGCCGTCTTGGCGGTGTCGGCATTCCTGTCGGTGCTGATCTATGGCCGAATCCTGGTTTTCAAGATTGGATAA
- a CDS encoding F0F1 ATP synthase subunit epsilon, which yields MAIRCIVVTPERTELDREADFVALPMFDGELGVQSGRAPMIGRLGHGVLRMQTNAGPERYFVDGGFAQVEGDVVNVLTSRAISVDLLDGEEAQKNLDEALEMPSLSPEQIQIKEAAVRRARGMLRASR from the coding sequence ATGGCCATTCGTTGTATTGTCGTCACGCCGGAACGCACCGAGCTGGACCGCGAAGCTGACTTTGTGGCACTGCCGATGTTCGACGGCGAACTGGGGGTCCAAAGTGGGCGCGCACCGATGATCGGCCGGCTCGGGCACGGGGTGTTGCGGATGCAGACCAATGCCGGCCCGGAACGCTATTTCGTCGACGGTGGGTTCGCCCAGGTCGAAGGCGATGTGGTCAACGTGCTGACCAGTCGTGCGATCTCCGTCGATCTGCTTGATGGCGAAGAAGCCCAAAAGAACTTGGACGAGGCGTTGGAAATGCCGTCGCTGTCACCCGAGCAGATTCAAATCAAAGAAGCCGCGGTTCGCCGGGCTCGGGGTATGTTGCGGGCGTCTCGATAG
- the atpG gene encoding ATP synthase F1 subunit gamma, with product MANARALDKRRKSIKNIRKITRTMELIATARYKKAMDRASAATAYTDQITKIVRRLAAAGLEVSHPLLEPRDEIKNARVLVLSSNRGLCGGYNASILRTAMPLIRKLREDVPNVAVDASGKRGVNGLKFRGMETDQQFYQFEDQPPYDDVETIANGYLNDYITGKLDRLDVVYTKFNSTSSQVATVEQLLPLGSLSDDEEATGDESVAEYEFLPSAESILEEVVPTSFKVKLFKCFLDSAVSEQVARMVAMKGATENAGEMIKQLSMTYNRARQSQITGEIMEIIGGVEALEN from the coding sequence ATGGCCAACGCTAGAGCACTCGATAAGCGACGCAAGTCGATCAAGAACATTCGCAAGATCACGCGAACGATGGAATTGATCGCAACGGCGCGATACAAGAAAGCGATGGATCGTGCGTCGGCGGCGACGGCCTATACGGATCAAATCACCAAGATCGTGCGACGTCTGGCCGCCGCCGGCTTGGAAGTTAGCCATCCGCTTTTGGAACCGCGTGACGAAATCAAAAACGCTCGCGTCCTGGTGCTTTCCAGCAACCGGGGACTGTGCGGTGGATACAACGCATCGATTCTGCGAACTGCGATGCCGCTGATTCGCAAATTGCGCGAAGACGTTCCCAATGTTGCGGTCGACGCCAGCGGTAAGCGAGGCGTCAATGGTCTGAAGTTCCGCGGGATGGAAACCGACCAGCAGTTCTATCAGTTCGAAGATCAACCGCCCTATGACGATGTTGAAACCATCGCCAACGGTTACCTGAACGACTACATCACCGGGAAATTGGATCGCTTGGATGTCGTGTACACCAAGTTCAATAGCACCAGTTCCCAGGTCGCCACCGTCGAACAGCTTCTACCGCTCGGTTCACTGAGCGACGACGAAGAAGCCACCGGGGATGAGTCGGTGGCCGAATACGAATTCTTGCCGTCGGCCGAAAGCATTCTGGAAGAAGTCGTTCCGACCAGTTTTAAGGTCAAGCTATTCAAGTGTTTCTTGGACTCGGCGGTCAGCGAGCAGGTCGCCCGAATGGTCGCTATGAAGGGCGCCACCGAGAACGCCGGCGAAATGATCAAACAACTTTCCATGACGTACAACCGCGCCCGTCAAAGCCAGATCACCGGCGAGATCATGGAGATCATCGGCGGCGTCGAAGCTTTGGAAAATTGA